The following proteins come from a genomic window of Lycium ferocissimum isolate CSIRO_LF1 chromosome 4, AGI_CSIRO_Lferr_CH_V1, whole genome shotgun sequence:
- the LOC132051887 gene encoding filament-like plant protein — MDKRNWLWKRRPSEKSLGETESSGSLSSHSERHSDEQDPLKETPENDSQSPEVTSKAATIGHEAKESPKKLIEKLSAALVNVSAKEDLVKQHAKVAEEAVAGWEKSENEVAVLKQQLEAAEQQNLTLDVRVNHLNGALKECVRQLRQARDEQEQRIQEAVVEKEKEWESEKAALENQLLELQSRTDSPVCTDPNVLVRLECLEKENTALKLDLSSHSEELQIMIIERDLSTQAAESASKQQLESIKRVTKLEAECRRLQALAHKSSLLSGQRSFESFSYSQSGSGERLKTVDIDSHMMSKPETIKPEQSCSDSWASALIAELDQFKNEKAMPKTLAAQSLEIDMMDDFLEMERLAAVSETANKASSLTSDAVANNSSTETISQRVAELEQKLEKIEAEKAELENALSESQDAFKASDLQLKEAQIKLEELQKELDAVNESKELLEFQLFGLEVEAQTMSTDIESLKTEVERERSLSSDKETKCLELENELRRKSQEFERERSLSSDKESKCQELENELRRKSQEFERERSLSSDKETKCQELENELRRKSQEVERERCLSSDKETKCQELENELRRKAQEFELEQASTSNCEPKIKQEDLAVAADKLAECQKTIASLGKQLQSLATLEDFLIDTANLPGFSGGGSVVAGASGEEWKLHVNETFTPKHNSDTSKIENPSNSNGNEGESSSSSSSSTSSATQVTTSKSRNGFGKLFSRSKSGIQL, encoded by the exons ATGGATAAGAGGAATTGGTTGTGGAAAAGGAGACCTTCTGAGAAGAGCCTTGGTGAAACTGAGAGTTCTGGTTCATTATCTTCACATTCAGAGAGACATTCTGATGAACAG GATCCATTAAAAGAAACTCCAGAAAATGACAGCCAATCACCGGAAGTAACCTCAAAAGCTGCAACTATTGGTCATGAAGCCAAGGAAAGTCCAAAGAAGTTGATAGAGAAGTTATCAGCTGCTCTAGTTAATGTTAGTGCAAAAGAAGACTTAGTTAAGCAGCATGCTAAAGTGGCAGAAGAAGCTGTTGCAG GTTGGGAAAAGTCAGAAAATGAGGTTGCAGTTCTAAAGCAGCAACTTGAGGCAGCTGAGCAGCAGAACTTGACTTTGGATGTTCGCGTCAACCATCTTAATGGTGCTCTGAAGGAATGTGTCAGGCAGCTGAGACAAGCTAGAGATGAGCAGGAGCAAAGAATTCAAGAGGCTGTGGtagagaaggaaaaagaatggGAGTCCGAAAAAGCTGCACTTGAAAATCAGCTACTTGAGCTCCAGAGTAGAACTGATTCTCCTGTTTGTACTGATCCGAATGTTCTTGTCAGGCTCGAGTGTCTAGAGAAGGAGAACACGGCTCTCAAACTCGACCTTTCTTCTCATTCAGAGGAGTTGCAAATTATGATCATAGAAAGGGACTTGAGCACCCAAGCTGCAGAATCTGCTAGCAAGCAGCAGCTAGAGAGCATAAAAAGGGTGACCAAGCTTGAAGCTGAATGCCGAAGACTACAAGCCTTGGCTCACAAATCATCCCTACTTAGTGGACAAAGATCCTTTGAGTCCTTCAGCTATAGTCAATCTGGCAGTGGAGAGCGACTGAAGACAGTCGATATTGATAGCCACATGATGAGCAAACCGGAAACAATTAAACCTGAACAAAGTTGTTCTGACTCATGGGCATCAGCACTAATTGCTGAGCTCGATCAATTTAAGAATGAAAAAGCTATGCCTAAAACTCTTGCTGCCCAGTCTTTGGAAATCGACATGATGGATGACTTCTTGGAGATGGAGAGACTAGCTGCAGTATCTGAAACTGCGAATAAAGCCTCTTCACTTACATCTGACGCTGTTGCCAATAACTCATCTACTGAGACCATTTCACAAAGGGTGGCTGAATTAGAGCAAAAGCTGGAGAAGATTGAAGCAGAGAAAGCTGAACTGGAGAATGCTTTAAGTGAGAGCCAAGATGCCTTTAAGGCGTCCGACTTGCAGCTTAAGGAAGCTCAAATCAAGTTAGAAGAGCTACAGAAGGAGCTAGATGCAGTGAATGAGTCAAAAGAGTTGCTTGAGTTTCAACTCTTTGGCTTGGAAGTAGAAGCACAGACTATGTCTACGGACATTGAATCTTTAAAGACAGAAGTTGAAAGAGAACGATCCTTGTCATCTGATAAGGAAACTAAGTGCCTGGAATTGGAAAATGAACTAAGAAGAAAATCCCAAGAATTTGAACGGGAACGGTCCTTGTCATCTGATAAAGAAAGTAAGTGCCAGGAATTGGAAAATGAACTAAGAAGAAAATCCCAGGAATTTGAACGAGAACGATCCTTGTCATCTGATAAAGAAACTAAGTGTCAGGAATTGGAAAATGAACTAAGAAGGAAATCCCAGGAAGTCGAAAGAGAACGATGCTTGTCATCTGATAAGGAAACTAAGTGCCAGGAATTGGAAAATGAACTACGAAGAAAAGCCCAGGAATTTGAACTTGAGCAAGCTTCTACTTCAAATTGTGAACCGAAAATAAAACAG GAAGATTTAGCTGTAGCTGCTGACAAGCTTGCAGAATGCCAGAAAACAATTGCATCTCTTGGAAAGCAGCTTCAATCACTAGCTACTTTAGAAGATTTCTTGATAGACACAGCAAATCTTCCTGGATTTTCTGGGGGAGGATCAGTTGTGGCTGGAGCTAGTGGAGAGGAATGGAAGTTGCATGTAAATGAGACATTTACCCCGAAACACAATTCAGATACTTCAAAGATTGAGAATCCTAGTAATTCTAATGGAAATGAAGGAGAATCATCCTCTTCTTCGTCTTCATCTACTTCATCAGCTACTCAGGTGACAACTTCCAAAAGTAGAAATGGTTTTGGTAAGTTGTTTTCTCGAAGTAAGAGTGGAATTCAGCTCTAA